Proteins from a single region of Thamnophis elegans isolate rThaEle1 chromosome 17, rThaEle1.pri, whole genome shotgun sequence:
- the CDC42SE1 gene encoding CDC42 small effector protein 1 isoform X2 has translation MSDFWHKLGCCVVEKAQPQQRKRRRIDRSMIGEPMNFVHLTHIGSGDMVNEGLPAVSGAVQEMRSKCGRERPWSNSHIL, from the exons ATGAGTGATTTTTGGCACAAGCTGGGCTGCTGCGTGGTGGAGAAAGCACAGCCG CAGCAGCGGAAAAGACGGCGGATCGACCGAAGCATGATAGGCGAGCCTATGAATTTCGTCCACCTCACGCACATCGGCTCTGGGGACATGGTGAACGAGGGCCTCCCCGCCGTG TCAGGAGCCGTCCAGGAAATGCGGTCCAAATGCGGGCGAGAAAGACCTTGGAGCAATTCCCACATTTTATAA
- the CDC42SE1 gene encoding CDC42 small effector protein 1 isoform X1, with protein MSDFWHKLGCCVVEKAQPQRKRRRIDRSMIGEPMNFVHLTHIGSGDMVNEGLPAVSGAVQEMRSKCGRERPWSNSHIL; from the exons ATGAGTGATTTTTGGCACAAGCTGGGCTGCTGCGTGGTGGAGAAAGCACAGCCG CAGCGGAAAAGACGGCGGATCGACCGAAGCATGATAGGCGAGCCTATGAATTTCGTCCACCTCACGCACATCGGCTCTGGGGACATGGTGAACGAGGGCCTCCCCGCCGTG TCAGGAGCCGTCCAGGAAATGCGGTCCAAATGCGGGCGAGAAAGACCTTGGAGCAATTCCCACATTTTATAA
- the C17H1orf56 gene encoding protein MENT, whose protein sequence is MPMEQAGEGEEWAWVRAPPPHARSSRSFVPRAGCLASPREPVPARTEGPRTPMAPGRPLALLLLLSCWLWAAELAEPPDDEGALVSAPPELLAKLPAAARATVAAGYLNPSEAAAVVSKEMPRLQATPVGTPPAGSTPGETVLIVGDTRYAWQEWSAWHCNCPAGSMARVRDITYAAPAVRLDPAQYDLLRFERLVCSYAICGCDRRQRQCDRLAPACDLGQMHFCALRDIQRDQDEKRRRFWAKVNGGLKALWRSLKAAFPSDQKKLKNKHAKRNY, encoded by the exons ATGCCCATGGAGCAAGCGGGCGAGGGAGAGGAGTGGGCGTGGGTGCGGGCGCCCCCTCCCCACGCGCGTTCCAGCCGCTCCTTTGTTCCGCGGGCCGGTTGCCTAGCGAGCCCCCGAGAGCCCGTCCCGGCCAGGACGGAGGGTCCCCGGACGCCCATGGCCCCCGGGCGGCCgctggcgctgctgctgctgctgagctgCTGGCTGTGGGCGGCCGAGCTGGCGGAGCCCCCCGACGACGAAGGGGCGCTGGTCTCGGCGCCCCCCGAGCTGCTGGCCAAGCTGCCCGCCGCTGCCAGGGCCACGGTGGCCGCCGGCTACCTCAACCCGTCGGAGGCGGCGGCGGTGGTCAGCAAGGAGATGCCGCGGCTGCAGGCGACCCCCGTGGGGACCCCGCCGGCGGGCTCCACGCCCGGCGAGACGGTGCTGATCGTGGGCGACACGCGCTACGCCTGGCAGGAGTGGAGCGCCTGGCATTGCAACTGCCCCGCCGGCAGCATGGCCCGCGTGCGCGACATCACCTACGCCGCGCCCGCCGTGCGCCTGGATCCCGCGCAGTACGACCTGCTGCGCTTCGAGCGCCTGGTCTGCAGCTACGCCATCTGCGGCTGCGACCGCCGGCAGCGGCAGTGTGACCGGCTGGCCCCCGCCTGCGACCTGGGCCAGATGCACTTCTGCGCCCTGCGCGACATCCAGCGGGACCAGGATGAGAAGCGGCGGCGCTTCTGGGCGAAGGTCAACGGCGGGCTGAAGGCGCTCTGGCGCAGCCTGAAGGCGGCCTTCCCCAGCGACCAGAAGAAG CTGAAAAATAAGCACGCGAAGAGAAACTACTGA
- the BNIPL gene encoding bcl-2/adenovirus E1B 19 kDa-interacting protein 2-like protein, with protein sequence MGDGKRTLPQERPKKDASENIRDMELGEEWQDDGFPRPLPEDTSEEDLEPSSSELSPVASNTLQLSGRRHMRKRLQAPDLSEESVKSGELPESTPDGSLDINLDELETPSESEFQEGPESGHEFEWEDDLPRARRVEANLPEKFCSGRVVDTKGPDGRVWRIFLGDEHERKVDLSAIEPYTRVISHGGYCGEGLNAVLVFASCYLPESSIPNYPYIMEHLFRYIMGTLELMVAESYMLVCLNGATSRSRFPSFAWIKQCYQTIDRRLRKNLKSLVIVHPTWYIRALMTVFKPFISSKFSQKVKFVDSLDDLGQIIPLQQIHIPACVQQ encoded by the exons ATGGGAGATGGCAAGAGGACCCTTCCCCAAGAAAG GCCTAAGAAAGACGCGTCTGAGAACATCCGAGACATGGAACTGGGAGAGGAATGGCAGGACGACGGATTCCCGCG GCCTCTGCCAGAGGACACCTCGGAGGAAGATCTAGAACCTTCCAGTTCAGAATTGAGTCCCG TCGCCTCCAACACCTTGCAGCTCTCTGGCCGGAGACACATGAGGAAGCGTCTCCAGGCCCCCGACCTCAGCGAGGAGTCAGTCAAATCCGGGGAGCTCCCCGAAAGCACCCCGGACGGCAGCTTGGACATCAACCTGGACGAGCTGGAGACGCCGTCGGAAAGCGAGTTCCAAGAAGGCCCGGAGAGCGGGCACGAATTCGAGTGGGAAG ACGACCTCCCGCGGGCCAGGCGAGTGGAGGCCAACCTGCCCGAGAAATTCTGCTCCGGCCGCGTGGTGGACACGAAGGGTCCCGACGGACGGGTCTGGCGGATCTTCCTGGGGGACGAGCACGAGCGCAAAGTGGATCTGAGCGCCATCGAGCCCTACACGCGGGTGATCTCCCACGGGG GCTATTGCGGCGAAGGTCTGAATGCGGTTCTCGTCTTTGCTTCTTGTTACTTACCAGAAAGCAGCATCCCCAATTATCCCTACATCATGGAGCACCTGTTCAG GTACATAATGGGAACACTGGAGCTGATGGTGGCCGAGAGTTACATGCTGGTGTGTCTGAACGGCGCCACTTCCCGGAGTCGCTTCCCATCTTTTGCCTGGATCAAGCAGTGTTACCAGACAATCGACCGGCG GCTTCGGAAGAATTTGAAGTCTTTGGTCATCGTTCACCCCACGTGGTACATCAGAGCCTTGATGACCGTCTTCAAGCCGTTTATCAG TTCCAAATTCAGCCAGAAAGTGAAGTTCGTAGATAGCTTGGATGATCTGGGCCAAATTATCCCCCTTCAACAGATTCACATCCCGGCCTGTGTCCAGCAGTGA